In a genomic window of Taeniopygia guttata chromosome 13, bTaeGut7.mat, whole genome shotgun sequence:
- the CXXC5 gene encoding CXXC-type zinc finger protein 5 isoform X2, producing the protein MSNSGSHQDTGNKPETEKNNQDDSQPPVNSERRNKSGIISEPLNKSLKKSRPLSHYSTFGSSSSVSEHSEKGNPLANGNDATVDKSHSTSKHKNISSMLSKLDRMSELSSEGQTALQQFAQSTEMLKRVVQEHLPLTSEHGTGISDMEAVSAAETMNGPSDFPYLGAFPINPGLFIMTPAGVFLAESALHMAGLAEYPMQNELASAINSGKKKRKRCGMCPPCRRRINCEQCSSCRNRKTGHQICKFRKCEELKKKPSAALEVMLPTGAAFRWFQ; encoded by the exons ATGTCAAATTCGGGCTCCCATCAAGACACTGGGAACAAGCCAGAGACGGAAAAAAATAACCAAGATGACTCTCAACCCCCTGTCAACTCCGAGAGGAGGAACAAAAGTGGAATAATAAGTGAACCTTTGAACAAAAGTCTTAAGAAGTCCCGTCCACTCTCCCACTATTCCACCTTTGGTAGCAGCAGCTCGGTAAGCGAACATTCAGAGAAAGGCAACCCCTTAGCTAATGGCAACGATGCGACTGTGGATAAAAGTCATTCTACCTCAAAGCACAAAAACATCTCTAGTATGCTGAGCAAATTAGACCGGATGTCGGAGCTCTCCTCAGAAGGACAGACCGCCCTCCAACAGTTTGCTCAGTCGACAGAAATGCTCAAAAGAGTGGTACAGGAGCATCTTCCTCTAACAAGCGAGCACGGGACTGGTATCTCTGACATGGAGGCAGTCTCAGCTGCAGAGACAATGAACGGCCCCTCTGATTTTCCTTACCTGGGGGCTTTTCCCATCAACCCAGGCCTTTTCATTATGACCCCTGCCGGCGTGTTTCTGGCAGAGAGCGCGCTCCATATGGCTGGCTTGGCAGAGTATCCCATGCAGAATGAGTTGGCATCTGCCATCAATTCGGGGAAAAAGAAACGGAAAAGATGCGGCATGTGCCCGCCCTGCCGAAGACGGATAAACTGCGAGCAGTGCAGCAGTTGTAGGAATCGCAAAACTGGCCACCAGATTTGCAAATTCCGAAAATGTGAAGAACTCAAAAAGAAGCCTTCTGCAGCACTGGAG GTGATGCTTCCTACAGGAGCCGCGTTCAGATGGTTCCAGTAG
- the CXXC5 gene encoding CXXC-type zinc finger protein 5 isoform X1, with translation MSNSGSHQDTGNKPETEKNNQDDSQPPVNSERRNKSGIISEPLNKSLKKSRPLSHYSTFGSSSSVSEHSEKGNPLANGNDATVDKSHSTSKHKNISSMLSKLDRMSELSSEGQTALQQFAQSTEMLKRVVQEHLPLTSEHGTGISDMEAVSAAETMNGPSDFPYLGAFPINPGLFIMTPAGVFLAESALHMAGLAEYPMQNELASAINSGKKKRKRCGMCPPCRRRINCEQCSSCRNRKTGHQICKFRKCEELKKKPSAALEKVMLPTGAAFRWFQ, from the exons ATGTCAAATTCGGGCTCCCATCAAGACACTGGGAACAAGCCAGAGACGGAAAAAAATAACCAAGATGACTCTCAACCCCCTGTCAACTCCGAGAGGAGGAACAAAAGTGGAATAATAAGTGAACCTTTGAACAAAAGTCTTAAGAAGTCCCGTCCACTCTCCCACTATTCCACCTTTGGTAGCAGCAGCTCGGTAAGCGAACATTCAGAGAAAGGCAACCCCTTAGCTAATGGCAACGATGCGACTGTGGATAAAAGTCATTCTACCTCAAAGCACAAAAACATCTCTAGTATGCTGAGCAAATTAGACCGGATGTCGGAGCTCTCCTCAGAAGGACAGACCGCCCTCCAACAGTTTGCTCAGTCGACAGAAATGCTCAAAAGAGTGGTACAGGAGCATCTTCCTCTAACAAGCGAGCACGGGACTGGTATCTCTGACATGGAGGCAGTCTCAGCTGCAGAGACAATGAACGGCCCCTCTGATTTTCCTTACCTGGGGGCTTTTCCCATCAACCCAGGCCTTTTCATTATGACCCCTGCCGGCGTGTTTCTGGCAGAGAGCGCGCTCCATATGGCTGGCTTGGCAGAGTATCCCATGCAGAATGAGTTGGCATCTGCCATCAATTCGGGGAAAAAGAAACGGAAAAGATGCGGCATGTGCCCGCCCTGCCGAAGACGGATAAACTGCGAGCAGTGCAGCAGTTGTAGGAATCGCAAAACTGGCCACCAGATTTGCAAATTCCGAAAATGTGAAGAACTCAAAAAGAAGCCTTCTGCAGCACTGGAG AAGGTGATGCTTCCTACAGGAGCCGCGTTCAGATGGTTCCAGTAG